A section of the Streptomyces sp. V3I8 genome encodes:
- a CDS encoding bile acid:sodium symporter family protein — MSTEQPERSERLEPHDHAEDAAGDRSARRAVTVFPILVLAAGALGLLLPGSFSGWGESVPYLLGVVMFCMGITMTPQDFRGVAKRPWAVALGLVAHYVIMPGLGWAVAHLLQLPPQLAAGVILVGCAPSGTASNVVTYLARGDVALSVSVATVSTLVAPLVTPPLTLLLAGEYLPVDTGSMVTDILKTVLLPVLAGLGVRLLAGRYVQRALPVLPWLSAMTIGVIVTVVVAGSADAIKSAALLVFVAVVLHNGLGLVLGYGAGRLTGMGEPASRAMAFEVGMQNSGLAASLATAHFSPLAALPAAVFSVWHNISGALAAAWLSRRGR, encoded by the coding sequence GTGAGTACCGAACAACCCGAGCGATCCGAGCGGCTCGAACCCCACGACCACGCCGAGGACGCCGCCGGCGACCGCTCCGCGCGCCGCGCCGTCACCGTCTTTCCCATCCTCGTCCTCGCCGCGGGCGCCCTGGGGCTGCTGCTCCCCGGCAGCTTCTCCGGCTGGGGCGAGTCGGTGCCGTACCTGCTGGGGGTGGTGATGTTCTGCATGGGCATCACGATGACTCCGCAGGACTTCCGCGGCGTCGCGAAACGGCCCTGGGCGGTGGCCCTCGGACTGGTCGCGCACTACGTCATCATGCCGGGCCTCGGCTGGGCCGTCGCCCACCTCCTGCAGCTTCCGCCGCAGCTCGCGGCGGGCGTCATCCTCGTCGGCTGCGCCCCCAGCGGTACCGCCTCCAACGTGGTGACGTACCTGGCGCGCGGTGACGTCGCCCTGTCCGTCTCCGTGGCCACCGTCTCCACGCTGGTGGCTCCCCTGGTCACCCCGCCGCTGACGCTGCTGCTGGCGGGCGAGTACCTGCCCGTCGACACCGGCTCCATGGTCACGGACATCCTCAAGACCGTGCTGCTGCCGGTCCTGGCGGGTCTCGGCGTACGGCTCCTCGCGGGCCGCTACGTGCAGCGGGCCCTGCCGGTGCTGCCCTGGCTGTCCGCCATGACCATCGGTGTGATCGTGACCGTCGTCGTGGCGGGCAGCGCCGACGCCATCAAGTCGGCCGCGCTGCTGGTGTTCGTCGCCGTCGTGCTCCACAACGGCCTCGGCCTGGTCCTGGGCTACGGCGCGGGCCGGCTCACCGGGATGGGCGAGCCGGCGAGCCGCGCCATGGCCTTCGAGGTCGGCATGCAGAACTCGGGGCTCGCGGCCTCGCTGGCCACCGCCCACTTCAGTCCGCTGGCCGCGCTGCCCGCCGCGGTCTTCTCCGTCTGGCACAACATCTCCGGCGCCCTCGCAGCCGCCTGGCTGTCACGCCGGGGCCGCTGA
- a CDS encoding nitrilase-related carbon-nitrogen hydrolase, with protein MTTASPPPAAEPRLLTAAVVQAAAPLFDTPGAVVRAGELIRQAVAEHGAEVVVLPEAFLGGYPKGLDFGVTVGSRTAEGRELFRRYHAAAVEVPGPEVDALAALTRELGCHAVVGAVERKGGSLYCVALLLGPGGFLGLHRKLMPTAAERYLWGQGDGSTLPVVDTGSARLGAAICWENYMPLFRTAMYAKGVDLWCAPTVDDRDAWQATMRHIALEGRCFVLGAAQYLRRDGLPADVRPVQGDTPDTVLIGGGSVIVSPLGDVLAGPLRDGEGILSARLDLDDLVRARFDFDPTGHYARPDVFSLHVDETPRAAVTGATAVRPARTDAR; from the coding sequence ATGACTACTGCGTCTCCCCCGCCCGCCGCGGAACCCCGTCTCCTCACCGCCGCCGTCGTGCAGGCCGCTGCCCCGTTGTTCGACACGCCCGGCGCCGTGGTCCGTGCCGGGGAGCTGATCCGGCAGGCCGTGGCCGAGCACGGCGCCGAGGTGGTCGTCCTGCCCGAGGCGTTCCTCGGGGGCTATCCCAAGGGCCTGGACTTCGGTGTCACCGTCGGCAGCCGGACCGCGGAGGGCCGCGAGCTGTTCCGCCGCTACCACGCGGCCGCCGTCGAGGTGCCCGGTCCCGAGGTGGACGCTCTCGCCGCGCTCACCCGTGAGCTGGGCTGCCACGCCGTCGTCGGCGCGGTCGAACGCAAGGGCGGCAGCCTCTACTGCGTGGCGCTCCTCCTCGGCCCCGGCGGCTTCCTGGGCCTGCACCGCAAACTGATGCCGACCGCCGCCGAGCGCTACCTCTGGGGCCAGGGGGACGGTTCCACCCTCCCGGTGGTCGACACCGGCTCCGCCCGTCTCGGCGCGGCCATCTGCTGGGAGAACTACATGCCGCTGTTCCGCACGGCGATGTACGCCAAGGGCGTGGACCTGTGGTGTGCCCCGACCGTCGACGACCGCGACGCCTGGCAGGCCACCATGCGCCACATCGCGCTGGAGGGCCGCTGTTTCGTTCTCGGCGCGGCCCAGTACCTGCGGCGCGACGGGCTGCCCGCCGACGTCCGCCCCGTCCAGGGCGACACCCCCGACACCGTCCTCATCGGCGGCGGCTCGGTCATCGTCTCCCCGCTCGGCGACGTCCTGGCGGGCCCGCTGCGTGACGGCGAGGGCATCCTGAGCGCGCGGCTCGACCTGGACGACCTCGTCCGGGCCCGCTTCGACTTCGACCCCACCGGCCACTACGCCCGCCCCGACGTCTTCAGCCTCCACGTCGACGAGACTCCCCGTGCCGCCGTCACTGGCGCCACCGCTGTGCGGCCCGCCCGGACGGACGCACGGTGA
- a CDS encoding Lrp/AsnC family transcriptional regulator: MDHRAPVAAVDELDRRIIAALQLDGRAPWSAVARWVDASGTTAQRRYRSLRERGLLRVVGTLELDRTREGSSMLVRVRARPGRGLDVADRLTASPDVRFVAVVTGAADLVVDFVARDNEEVMRILFTDLPAADLITSTEAVPVIRAFTSASMWDTDPLPAEAAADLRPGSPASSCDRADWDGTPRALTALEQAVVAALAEAARRCAALLGEDLREVSVGGASDGNFVVAAGTPVLDGIGAVGSGAHARSENTSVSGMVARSAPAATVLASLAAG; this comes from the coding sequence ATGGACCACCGAGCCCCCGTGGCCGCCGTCGACGAGCTGGACCGGCGCATCATCGCCGCGCTCCAGCTCGACGGCCGTGCCCCGTGGAGCGCGGTGGCGCGCTGGGTGGACGCCAGCGGGACGACCGCCCAGCGGCGCTACCGGTCCCTGCGCGAGCGGGGGCTGCTGCGGGTCGTCGGCACCCTGGAGCTGGACCGGACGCGGGAGGGATCCTCCATGCTCGTCCGGGTGCGGGCCAGGCCCGGCCGCGGTCTGGACGTCGCGGACCGGCTCACCGCCAGCCCGGACGTGCGGTTCGTGGCCGTCGTCACCGGCGCCGCCGATCTCGTCGTCGACTTCGTCGCCCGCGACAACGAGGAGGTGATGCGGATCCTCTTCACCGACCTGCCGGCGGCCGACCTCATCACCAGCACCGAGGCCGTACCCGTCATCCGCGCGTTCACCTCGGCGTCGATGTGGGACACCGATCCGCTGCCCGCCGAGGCGGCGGCCGACCTGCGGCCCGGCTCACCGGCCTCCTCCTGCGACCGCGCCGACTGGGACGGGACGCCACGAGCGCTCACCGCCCTGGAGCAGGCGGTCGTCGCGGCGCTCGCGGAGGCGGCCCGCCGGTGCGCGGCGCTGCTCGGAGAGGATCTGCGGGAGGTGTCCGTCGGCGGGGCGAGCGACGGCAACTTCGTCGTGGCCGCGGGTACGCCCGTCCTGGACGGCATCGGAGCGGTCGGCTCGGGCGCGCACGCCCGTTCCGAGAACACCTCGGTGTCCGGCATGGTGGCACGTTCGGCGCCGGCGGCCACGGTGCTGGCCTCGCTGGCCGCCGGATGA
- a CDS encoding FAD-binding oxidoreductase has product MRVIVIGAGVLGVGVARQLAVAGEDVLLLDRRGAGTGTSATTFAWTNSYRRLDPDYHRLGLAGMEEHARLAGQLPGAPSYFPSGALQWADAANEQWLADNVERLQSLGYPARWVTPAEAARISGPLRIPTTITRIAHFPGEGYVLPGLFVRSLLADAERHGAEYVVGEAVEIDEGPDRVTVTLAGGEVRPADRVVLAAGRWTRRLAARAGIDVPMVTDTGRGSPAVGLLGYVRHPGLALRCVVHSPGLNLRPAGDGCAVLQALDLNADVDPADPPSADGDVAGTFARRFSALVTRRGRAPEIDLRVGVRSLPADGRTIAGHASGHPRVYCLVSHSGVTLAPVLGRLVAAEITTGREQGLLAAFRPTRFTGGRGPGPQADQRATRLGEQ; this is encoded by the coding sequence ATGAGGGTCATTGTCATAGGGGCCGGTGTGCTGGGCGTGGGCGTCGCGAGGCAGCTCGCCGTCGCCGGTGAGGACGTCCTCCTGCTCGACCGGCGGGGAGCCGGCACGGGGACGAGCGCGACCACCTTCGCCTGGACCAACTCGTACCGCAGGCTCGACCCCGACTACCACCGGCTCGGCCTCGCGGGGATGGAGGAACACGCCCGGCTCGCCGGACAGCTGCCCGGTGCGCCGTCGTACTTCCCCAGCGGGGCGCTGCAGTGGGCGGACGCCGCGAACGAACAGTGGCTCGCGGACAACGTGGAACGCCTGCAGTCCCTCGGTTACCCCGCACGGTGGGTCACGCCCGCCGAAGCGGCACGGATCTCGGGTCCGCTGCGGATCCCGACGACCATCACGCGCATCGCGCACTTCCCCGGCGAGGGATACGTGCTGCCCGGCCTCTTCGTGCGCAGCCTGCTCGCGGATGCCGAGCGGCACGGTGCCGAGTACGTGGTCGGCGAGGCCGTGGAGATCGACGAGGGGCCCGACCGGGTGACCGTCACCCTGGCCGGGGGCGAGGTCAGGCCGGCCGACCGGGTCGTGCTGGCGGCGGGCCGCTGGACGCGGCGGCTCGCCGCGCGGGCCGGGATCGACGTTCCCATGGTGACGGACACCGGGCGCGGATCGCCGGCCGTCGGTCTGCTCGGATACGTACGCCACCCGGGGCTCGCCCTGCGCTGCGTGGTCCACAGCCCCGGCCTCAACCTCCGGCCCGCCGGTGACGGGTGCGCGGTCCTGCAGGCCCTCGACCTGAACGCGGACGTCGATCCGGCCGACCCCCCGTCCGCCGACGGAGACGTCGCGGGCACCTTCGCGCGCCGGTTCTCCGCACTGGTCACCCGGCGGGGCCGGGCACCGGAGATCGACCTGCGCGTCGGTGTCCGGTCGCTGCCCGCGGACGGCCGCACCATCGCCGGTCACGCCTCGGGGCATCCCCGCGTCTACTGCCTCGTCTCGCACAGCGGCGTCACCCTGGCACCCGTCCTGGGACGCCTGGTGGCGGCCGAGATCACGACCGGCCGGGAACAGGGTCTCCTCGCGGCTTTCCGGCCCACGCGCTTCACCGGCGGCCGGGGTCCGGGCCCGCAGGCCGACCAGCGCGCCACCAGGTTGGGCGAACAGTAG
- a CDS encoding HAD family hydrolase, whose product MTSVFVFGIDGTLTDTPAATVELIGAVARDLGARPTRTEVSAVLGKPPQALFARLLGTCVHDTVTAEAVARYRRRFVTDVLGRGPALLLPGVAEGLDRLRAAGHPLGVATSKVYADAHALLDATGILNRFDTVVGHNMVGRGKPHPDLVVRVLADLGARASRSWYVGGTATDMTTARAAGLRAVGVSYGAYGADPVEALRAAGADHVVADFTSVTEVLLRGAASTARALGGNRPQPAGALP is encoded by the coding sequence ATGACCTCCGTGTTCGTCTTCGGCATCGACGGCACCCTCACCGACACCCCGGCCGCCACCGTCGAGCTGATCGGCGCCGTCGCCCGGGACCTCGGCGCCCGTCCCACGCGGACGGAGGTGTCGGCGGTGCTGGGTAAACCCCCGCAGGCGCTGTTCGCACGGCTGTTGGGCACGTGCGTCCACGACACCGTGACCGCCGAGGCCGTCGCCCGGTACCGGCGCCGCTTCGTCACGGACGTCCTGGGCCGGGGCCCGGCGCTCCTGCTGCCCGGCGTGGCCGAAGGGCTCGACCGGCTGCGGGCGGCGGGGCACCCGCTCGGTGTCGCCACCTCGAAGGTGTACGCCGACGCCCACGCGCTGCTGGACGCCACCGGCATCCTCAACAGGTTCGACACCGTCGTGGGCCACAACATGGTCGGACGCGGCAAGCCGCATCCCGACCTGGTGGTGCGGGTCCTGGCCGACCTCGGCGCACGGGCGTCGCGGTCCTGGTACGTCGGCGGCACCGCCACCGACATGACGACGGCCCGTGCGGCCGGTCTCCGGGCCGTGGGCGTCTCCTACGGCGCCTACGGCGCCGACCCCGTCGAGGCGCTCCGTGCCGCCGGTGCCGACCACGTCGTGGCCGACTTCACCTCGGTGACCGAGGTGCTCCTGCGCGGGGCGGCGTCCACCGCCCGGGCCCTCGGCGGGAACCGCCCGCAACCGGCCGGAGCCCTGCCGTGA
- a CDS encoding 4-oxalocrotonate tautomerase family protein has product MVTVDWWKGNDRQKRADLVGELTTTVARIAGCPRDAVTVLVRDVEQDHWGRGGVLADTPAEEPAGPAPVPDDAEPVLSRRP; this is encoded by the coding sequence GTGGTGACCGTGGACTGGTGGAAGGGCAACGACCGACAGAAACGAGCCGATCTTGTGGGCGAGTTGACCACGACGGTGGCCCGGATCGCGGGATGCCCGAGAGATGCCGTGACCGTACTGGTGCGGGACGTCGAGCAGGATCACTGGGGACGTGGCGGCGTGCTGGCCGACACGCCGGCCGAGGAACCGGCGGGCCCGGCACCGGTGCCGGACGACGCCGAACCCGTACTGTCGAGGCGCCCTTGA
- a CDS encoding BTAD domain-containing putative transcriptional regulator: MLLLEPQRVLPVHRLVEAVWDEDAPATAAHQVRKAVAELRQRIPGGRDLIVTDGPGYRAAVTTGQLDLLQFTDALRRARDHAAAGLAIEATALLREAVALWRGPVLSGSGGAVVDAASAALEERRMTAVEQLFELGLEAGEGSELVAGIREAIGGNPLRETLRGQLMLALYRSGRQAEALEEYGNIRDLLDEELGIQPSDSLRELHQAILRNEPSLTVAAAPSAAAPAVTGSRSTLPYDLRDFTGREEELHKLLGFVEGATGSGPLIVAIDGMGGSGKTSLAVRAAHRLADRYPDAQLHLDLRGYTPGEEPLTPAAAAEALLRMLGVPGERIPDDPEGRITLWRSTMTRHRMILLLDNVVSEAQVKPLLASPTGTVVLITSRALLVDLDAAHSVSLGTMAPPDSVALIVGIIGERRAEAEPTAVADLADLSGHLPLALRIAAARLRKRPRWTVRYLVDRLRDDAHRLAELSAGERSVEVTLRLSYEGLGADYRKSFRLLGQYPGSDLDVYTAAALLDSGIRDAEDVLEYLLDMHLVQQHEPGRYAFHDLVRSFALMLSRTRSSGGTGEFSEEAEGAVRRLLEFSLAASDAACDLLFPGRVRMTRPAPSFEPELAPLASPEAARDWFEREQDGLLAAITLAFRRGLDREVALLAANVVFHLDLRGRLDDFLALCRTALAAARRLNEADLLRLSLSNLAVACWKRGRFEDGIAAAVEAHELAVELGDLRGQAKDTGVLGLLLATTGRFDEALPRLEQSIALKRELGAERAEAESLSNVSGVYMERGCFEEAVRAATRSIELARTLGASEKELVGLSDLAQVRLAMGDVEAAARTLAGARERAPGALAPADRALQLVLSAEAEGRLGRQRQALHWVEEALATKGLEDAPVREVTVWNTAGRFFHRAGDDERALGLHRQALASAARLGHRVEEAYALDGIARALTALGDTAGAAEQGAAAEEAFLAMGIPGRFRRGE; encoded by the coding sequence ATGCTGCTCCTCGAACCCCAGCGCGTCCTGCCGGTGCACCGGCTCGTCGAAGCCGTCTGGGACGAGGACGCCCCCGCCACCGCGGCGCACCAGGTGCGCAAGGCCGTGGCCGAGCTGCGCCAGCGCATCCCCGGCGGACGCGATCTCATCGTCACGGACGGGCCCGGGTACCGTGCCGCCGTCACGACCGGGCAGCTCGACCTGCTGCAGTTCACCGACGCCCTGCGGCGGGCACGCGACCACGCCGCCGCCGGCCTGGCCATCGAGGCGACGGCGCTGCTGCGCGAAGCCGTCGCCCTGTGGCGCGGGCCGGTGCTGTCCGGCAGCGGCGGCGCGGTCGTCGACGCCGCCTCCGCCGCGCTGGAGGAACGGCGCATGACCGCGGTGGAGCAGCTCTTCGAACTCGGGCTGGAGGCCGGGGAGGGTTCCGAACTGGTCGCCGGGATCCGCGAGGCCATCGGTGGCAACCCGCTGCGCGAGACCCTCCGCGGTCAGCTCATGCTCGCCCTGTACCGCTCGGGCCGCCAGGCCGAGGCGCTGGAGGAGTACGGCAACATCCGCGATCTGCTCGACGAGGAACTCGGCATCCAGCCGAGCGACTCCCTGCGTGAACTGCACCAGGCCATCCTGCGCAACGAACCCTCGCTGACCGTCGCCGCCGCGCCCTCCGCGGCGGCCCCGGCGGTGACCGGCAGCCGCTCCACGCTGCCCTACGACCTGCGCGACTTCACCGGCCGCGAGGAGGAGCTGCACAAACTCCTCGGCTTCGTCGAGGGCGCCACCGGCTCCGGCCCCCTCATCGTCGCCATCGACGGTATGGGCGGCAGCGGCAAGACCTCCCTCGCCGTGCGCGCCGCACACCGTCTCGCCGACCGGTACCCCGACGCCCAGCTCCACCTCGACCTGCGCGGCTACACCCCCGGCGAGGAACCCCTCACGCCGGCCGCCGCGGCCGAAGCCCTGCTGCGCATGCTCGGCGTCCCGGGCGAGCGCATCCCCGACGACCCGGAGGGCCGCATCACCCTGTGGCGCTCCACCATGACCAGACACCGGATGATCCTGCTGCTTGACAACGTAGTCAGCGAAGCGCAGGTGAAACCGCTCCTCGCCTCCCCCACCGGCACCGTCGTCCTGATCACCAGCCGAGCCCTGCTCGTGGACCTGGACGCGGCGCACTCCGTCTCCCTCGGCACCATGGCACCGCCGGACAGCGTCGCCCTGATCGTCGGCATCATCGGGGAACGCCGGGCGGAGGCCGAACCCACGGCCGTCGCCGATCTGGCCGATCTCAGCGGCCATCTGCCGCTCGCCCTGCGGATCGCCGCGGCACGGCTGCGCAAACGGCCCCGCTGGACCGTGCGCTACCTCGTGGACCGGCTCCGCGACGACGCCCACCGCCTCGCGGAACTCAGCGCCGGCGAACGCAGCGTGGAGGTCACACTGCGGCTGTCGTACGAGGGACTGGGCGCCGACTACCGCAAGTCCTTCCGGCTGCTGGGGCAGTACCCGGGCTCGGACCTCGACGTCTACACGGCGGCGGCTCTTCTCGACTCGGGCATCAGGGACGCCGAGGACGTCCTGGAGTACCTGCTCGACATGCACCTCGTGCAGCAGCACGAGCCGGGCCGCTACGCGTTCCACGACCTCGTGCGCAGCTTCGCCCTGATGCTGTCGCGGACCCGCAGTTCCGGTGGCACCGGCGAGTTCTCCGAGGAGGCCGAGGGCGCGGTGCGCCGCTTGCTGGAGTTCTCGCTCGCCGCCTCGGACGCCGCCTGCGACCTGCTCTTCCCCGGTCGGGTCCGGATGACGCGTCCCGCCCCCTCGTTCGAGCCGGAACTGGCTCCGCTGGCCTCGCCGGAGGCCGCCCGTGACTGGTTCGAACGGGAGCAGGACGGTCTCCTCGCGGCGATCACCCTGGCGTTCCGGCGGGGTCTGGACCGCGAGGTCGCCCTGCTCGCGGCGAACGTCGTCTTCCATCTCGACCTGCGGGGCAGGCTGGACGACTTCCTCGCCCTGTGCCGCACCGCGCTCGCCGCGGCCCGCCGCCTGAACGAGGCCGATCTGCTGCGGCTGAGCCTGTCCAACCTGGCGGTCGCCTGCTGGAAGCGCGGCAGGTTCGAGGACGGCATAGCGGCGGCGGTCGAGGCCCACGAATTGGCGGTCGAGCTCGGCGACCTGCGGGGACAGGCCAAGGACACCGGTGTCCTCGGCCTGCTGCTCGCCACCACCGGCCGCTTCGACGAGGCGCTGCCCCGGCTGGAGCAGTCGATCGCCCTCAAGCGCGAACTCGGCGCCGAACGGGCGGAGGCGGAGTCGCTGTCGAACGTCAGCGGCGTCTACATGGAGCGCGGCTGCTTCGAGGAGGCGGTGCGCGCGGCCACCCGGTCCATCGAACTCGCCCGCACACTCGGGGCGTCGGAGAAGGAGCTCGTCGGGCTGAGCGATCTGGCGCAGGTCCGGCTGGCCATGGGCGACGTGGAGGCGGCGGCCCGTACGCTCGCGGGCGCCCGTGAGCGCGCTCCCGGTGCGCTGGCCCCGGCCGACCGGGCGCTGCAGCTCGTCCTCTCCGCGGAGGCCGAGGGCCGGCTCGGGCGGCAGCGGCAGGCCCTGCACTGGGTGGAGGAGGCCCTTGCCACGAAAGGGCTGGAGGACGCGCCCGTACGGGAGGTCACCGTATGGAACACGGCCGGGCGGTTCTTCCACCGGGCCGGGGACGACGAGCGGGCGCTGGGGTTGCACCGGCAGGCGCTCGCGTCCGCGGCCCGGCTGGGCCACCGGGTGGAGGAGGCCTACGCGCTGGACGGCATCGCCCGGGCGCTGACGGCCCTCGGTGACACCGCGGGCGCCGCCGAGCAGGGGGCCGCCGCCGAGGAGGCGTTCCTCGCCATGGGGATTCCCGGGCGTTTCCGCCGGGGGGAGTGA
- the epsC gene encoding serine O-acetyltransferase EpsC, which produces MLRLMREDLRVVVERDPSVRGRLEAALHPALTALWTHRVAHRLHTRGRRMTARLLARWARRLTAVEIHPGAVLGRRVFIDHGAAVVIGETCTVGDDVTIYHQVTLGAVGWWSDNDRPAGDRRHPVVGRGVILGTNATVLGPVTVGDDAVIGAQALVNKDVPAGARMLAATATGRTPRRTSEDVIASIASAGSW; this is translated from the coding sequence CTGCTGCGCCTGATGCGGGAGGACCTGCGTGTCGTCGTCGAGCGCGACCCGTCCGTCCGCGGTCGTCTCGAAGCCGCGCTGCACCCCGCGCTGACCGCGCTGTGGACGCACCGGGTCGCCCACCGCCTGCACACCCGGGGCCGCAGGATGACGGCACGTCTGCTGGCCCGCTGGGCCCGGCGGCTGACCGCCGTCGAGATCCACCCCGGAGCGGTGCTGGGCCGCCGGGTGTTCATCGACCACGGAGCCGCGGTGGTCATCGGCGAGACCTGCACGGTCGGCGACGACGTGACCATCTACCACCAGGTGACGCTCGGCGCGGTCGGCTGGTGGAGCGACAACGACAGGCCGGCGGGCGACCGGCGGCACCCGGTGGTGGGCCGTGGCGTCATCCTCGGCACCAACGCCACCGTGCTGGGTCCGGTGACCGTCGGCGACGACGCCGTCATCGGCGCCCAGGCCCTGGTCAACAAGGACGTGCCGGCAGGCGCGCGGATGCTGGCCGCCACCGCCACCGGGCGCACGCCGCGCCGTACGTCCGAGGACGTCATCGCGAGCATCGCCTCGGCCGGTTCCTGGTAG
- a CDS encoding PLP-dependent cysteine synthase family protein translates to MRTLAPNTLQPPMVRPAVADGIDDLVGATPLVRLRLEGLAQGAEVLAKLEAANPMSSSKDRAALYMLKAAETRGDLAPGGTIVEATSGNTGISLAALAAARGYRCVIVLPDNATTERVRLLAALGAEVVRTPADLGYPGAIEKAEEIHAVTPGSWFPCQHENADNVEAHYATTGPEITAALTSTGRRVDTLVVAVGTGGTLTGIARHLREQDPSVRVVAVEPEGSPLLSGGQAGRHRIPGLNGGFIAPTTDVSLIDEVIAVSDADALHTARRLAAGQGLFVGVSSGAAVHAARLVAARPEYRDQTVVTVLPDTGERYLSMWEDPS, encoded by the coding sequence ATGCGCACCCTCGCACCGAACACCTTGCAGCCGCCCATGGTCCGGCCCGCCGTCGCCGACGGCATCGACGACCTCGTGGGCGCCACCCCCCTGGTCCGCCTCAGGCTCGAAGGCCTGGCGCAGGGCGCCGAGGTACTGGCCAAACTGGAGGCGGCCAACCCGATGTCCAGCAGCAAGGACCGGGCCGCTCTGTACATGCTCAAGGCCGCCGAGACACGGGGCGACCTGGCGCCGGGCGGCACGATCGTCGAGGCGACCTCCGGCAACACCGGCATCTCACTCGCCGCCCTGGCCGCGGCCCGCGGTTACCGCTGCGTCATCGTGCTGCCCGACAACGCGACGACCGAGCGGGTGCGTCTGCTGGCGGCGCTGGGCGCCGAAGTCGTCCGGACGCCCGCCGACCTGGGGTACCCGGGAGCGATCGAGAAGGCCGAGGAGATCCACGCGGTCACCCCGGGCTCCTGGTTCCCCTGCCAGCACGAGAACGCGGACAACGTCGAGGCCCACTACGCCACCACCGGCCCCGAGATCACCGCGGCCCTCACCTCCACCGGACGCCGCGTCGACACCCTGGTCGTCGCGGTCGGCACCGGCGGGACCCTCACCGGCATCGCCCGCCACCTGCGGGAGCAGGATCCCTCGGTACGCGTCGTCGCGGTCGAGCCGGAGGGTTCCCCGCTGCTGTCCGGCGGGCAGGCCGGACGGCACCGCATCCCCGGTCTCAACGGCGGGTTCATCGCCCCGACCACCGATGTCTCCCTGATCGACGAGGTGATCGCCGTCAGTGACGCCGACGCCCTGCACACCGCCCGTCGACTCGCCGCCGGGCAGGGCCTGTTCGTCGGCGTCTCCTCCGGTGCGGCCGTGCACGCCGCGCGTCTGGTGGCCGCCCGGCCCGAATACCGCGACCAGACCGTCGTCACCGTCCTGCCGGACACCGGCGAGCGGTACCTGAGCATGTGGGAAGACCCGTCATGA
- a CDS encoding cupin domain-containing protein produces MTLLVSSLRKFGDAMKVRIGETTTTRYLAVAATTDGRLGIFHHHMLPGAAGAAPHYHTRIAESFYIISGEVTVHDGTGWHKAHAGDLMHVPENAVHGFRNDSDAPAEMLIIFTPAENREAFFTGLAELLADGNTPSRAEMVALMEKYDQFEVDEP; encoded by the coding sequence ATGACGCTGCTGGTGTCGAGCCTGAGGAAGTTCGGCGACGCGATGAAGGTCCGGATCGGGGAGACGACGACCACCCGGTATCTCGCGGTCGCCGCGACCACCGACGGCCGCCTCGGGATCTTCCACCACCACATGCTGCCGGGCGCCGCCGGAGCGGCCCCGCACTACCACACCCGTATCGCGGAGTCGTTCTACATCATCTCCGGGGAGGTCACCGTCCACGACGGCACGGGCTGGCACAAGGCCCACGCCGGCGACCTCATGCACGTGCCCGAGAACGCCGTGCACGGCTTCCGCAACGACAGCGACGCACCGGCGGAGATGCTGATCATCTTTACGCCCGCGGAGAACCGCGAAGCCTTCTTCACGGGTCTCGCGGAGCTCCTGGCCGACGGCAACACCCCGTCCCGGGCCGAGATGGTCGCGCTCATGGAGAAGTACGACCAGTTCGAGGTCGACGAGCCCTGA